Proteins encoded in a region of the Clostridium beijerinckii genome:
- a CDS encoding phage tail tape measure protein, which translates to MASKVINTILNLKDNFSDTIQNVAKNTQGFKSGMKDTEDQAVKMKKTVSEAFSIVKDSMLRGIGFGAGMDIWESMKDGIVETVTFGNELQKSLNGVMTSSGLAETGMDRMKNVMLDIYNDNFGENFEEIGEALKAVGEQTGYTGDDLKGLTENAIALKDTFGYEVNESVRSASTLMKQFGVDGDEAFNLIAQGKQGGLDFSGEMLDSINEYSVQFKKLGLNAEDMFNVFSAGSQEGAFNLDKVGDAIKEFSIRAVDGSKTTEDGFTQLGFNADDLAAKFAQGGDSAKDTFEDVIAALSNMKDPLKQSQIGVELFGTQFEDLGINVIESLGNVDGEISNTYDALAQINKIKYSDVGSAFEGIKRNIQTSVLIPISDAVLPRLNDFANWFRSNIPEIKEDIGGVTNTFLSVGGSIIDKIVPSLGDLIGSASNLVSTIYNSVVPSFSAITPDNWDSVSDAISGIIDGATGVVNFVNDNWPTIEPVVYSIVGAIAAWQLAIVGVNTWIGITTFATSAWGTIELMIWGIQNATSAWEAAQWLLNVAMDANPIGVVTLAIAGLGFAIYEVVKHFKDICEWAENAWGKLKKFLGLDGSKVNVTATETVTSITNGSGDPVYTRTPMNATGTHYWPGGPTRMNEFGNGEMAILPSGSKVIPAGQTDKILNNSSQPFIVQLIVQGNLIGNEEYADILGQHIYNKLYYQMVNS; encoded by the coding sequence TTGGCATCTAAAGTAATTAATACCATATTAAATTTGAAAGATAATTTTAGTGACACTATTCAGAATGTTGCTAAAAATACTCAAGGATTTAAGTCTGGTATGAAGGATACAGAAGATCAGGCTGTTAAAATGAAAAAAACAGTTAGTGAAGCTTTTAGTATTGTTAAAGACTCTATGCTTAGGGGAATCGGCTTTGGTGCTGGTATGGATATATGGGAGAGCATGAAAGATGGTATAGTTGAAACTGTTACTTTCGGAAATGAGCTTCAAAAATCTCTAAATGGAGTTATGACATCTAGTGGACTTGCTGAAACTGGCATGGATAGAATGAAAAATGTCATGCTAGATATATACAATGATAATTTTGGAGAGAATTTCGAAGAGATAGGCGAAGCATTAAAAGCAGTAGGAGAGCAAACTGGATATACTGGTGATGATTTAAAAGGACTAACTGAAAATGCAATAGCATTAAAAGATACTTTTGGATATGAGGTAAATGAATCTGTTAGATCAGCATCGACTTTAATGAAACAATTTGGAGTAGATGGTGATGAAGCATTTAATTTAATTGCACAAGGGAAACAAGGTGGATTAGATTTTAGTGGAGAAATGTTAGATTCTATCAATGAATATAGTGTGCAATTCAAAAAACTTGGATTAAATGCTGAAGATATGTTTAATGTATTCTCAGCAGGATCACAAGAAGGTGCTTTTAATTTAGACAAAGTTGGAGATGCAATTAAAGAATTTTCTATAAGAGCTGTTGATGGAAGTAAAACAACAGAAGATGGATTCACTCAGCTTGGATTTAATGCTGATGATTTAGCAGCTAAATTTGCTCAAGGCGGAGATAGCGCAAAAGATACTTTTGAGGATGTTATTGCAGCTTTATCAAATATGAAAGACCCTTTAAAACAAAGCCAAATAGGCGTCGAACTGTTTGGAACGCAATTTGAAGATTTAGGTATAAACGTAATTGAAAGTTTAGGAAATGTTGATGGAGAAATAAGCAACACATATGATGCTTTGGCGCAAATAAACAAAATAAAATATAGCGATGTAGGTAGTGCATTTGAGGGAATTAAACGAAATATTCAAACAAGCGTATTAATTCCAATCTCGGATGCTGTACTACCTCGTTTAAATGATTTTGCAAATTGGTTTAGAAGTAATATTCCTGAAATAAAAGAAGATATAGGTGGAGTAACTAATACTTTTTTAAGCGTTGGAGGTTCAATTATAGACAAGATCGTGCCTTCGCTTGGTGATTTAATAGGTTCTGCATCTAATTTGGTAAGCACCATTTATAATAGTGTTGTACCATCATTTTCAGCTATAACACCTGATAATTGGGATTCTGTAAGTGATGCTATTTCTGGAATAATTGATGGAGCTACAGGAGTAGTTAATTTTGTAAATGACAATTGGCCAACAATTGAACCAGTTGTATATAGTATAGTTGGAGCAATCGCTGCATGGCAGTTGGCTATCGTTGGAGTTAATACTTGGATTGGAATTACAACATTTGCAACTAGTGCATGGGGAACAATAGAACTTATGATTTGGGGGATACAAAATGCTACAAGTGCCTGGGAAGCAGCACAATGGCTGTTAAATGTGGCAATGGATGCAAATCCAATTGGAGTTGTAACCCTTGCAATAGCTGGTTTAGGATTTGCAATATATGAAGTTGTAAAACACTTTAAAGATATTTGTGAATGGGCAGAAAATGCATGGGGAAAACTTAAGAAGTTTCTTGGATTAGATGGCTCTAAAGTTAATGTAACAGCAACAGAAACAGTTACATCCATAACAAATGGAAGCGGAGATCCAGTGTATACAAGAACGCCTATGAATGCAACAGGAACACATTATTGGCCTGGTGGCCCTACTAGAATGAATGAGTTTGGAAATGGAGAAATGGCAATACTGCCAAGTGGATCGAAAGTTATTCCGGCAGGTCAAACAGATAAGATATTGAATAATAGTAGTCAACCATTTATTGTACAATTGATTGTTCAAGGTAATTTAATAGGAAATGAGGAATATGCAGATATATTAGGTCAGCATATTTACAATAAACTTTATTATCAAATGGTTAATTCATAG
- a CDS encoding cell wall-binding protein, with amino-acid sequence MSNYNIYVSDYNRTKVLQFPTIPPKLPSFSSDSKNEEFETYWDIPYNFIEKKGLLKSSWSDWLPRDASKYYFSKSKVNAKEIIDLIENAKTNAEPIRVVISTPDGYYVNDSFSVEKFEHSIMKNGDYEYSLDLKQWRDYNTIITQTSTVGWQQDNTGWWYVYDANGSYYMGNWQLINNEWYNFRTDGYAQQNSWIQDGLYWYYFKDSCAMARNEWIQYKNKWYYFGSDGAMYFSGSATIDGVKYTFDDDGALIES; translated from the coding sequence ATGAGTAATTATAATATTTATGTTAGTGATTATAATAGAACAAAAGTATTACAATTTCCAACGATTCCACCTAAGTTACCTTCCTTTTCTAGTGATAGCAAGAATGAGGAGTTTGAAACTTATTGGGATATACCATATAACTTTATTGAGAAAAAAGGATTACTTAAAAGTTCCTGGAGTGATTGGCTTCCAAGAGATGCAAGTAAGTATTATTTCTCTAAAAGTAAAGTTAATGCAAAGGAAATAATCGATTTAATTGAAAATGCTAAAACTAATGCTGAACCTATTCGAGTAGTAATAAGTACTCCTGATGGATATTATGTAAATGATTCTTTTAGCGTTGAAAAATTTGAGCATTCAATAATGAAAAATGGTGATTATGAATATAGCTTAGATCTTAAGCAATGGCGAGATTATAATACTATTATTACGCAAACTAGCACAGTAGGATGGCAACAAGATAATACTGGATGGTGGTACGTATATGATGCAAATGGAAGTTATTATATGGGGAATTGGCAGCTTATAAACAATGAATGGTATAATTTTAGAACAGATGGCTATGCACAACAAAATAGTTGGATTCAAGATGGTCTTTATTGGTATTATTTTAAAGATAGTTGCGCTATGGCTAGAAATGAATGGATTCAATATAAAAATAAATGGTATTATTTTGGTTCTGATGGAGCAATGTATTTTAGTGGATCTGCGACAATAGATGGAGTTAAATATACATTTGATGATGATGGAGCTTTAATTGAAAGTTAG
- a CDS encoding XkdQ/YqbQ family protein, with protein MYKLIVNNQDIFNDGNTVSWGGDTDNLGSQLTFDSIKEIPTGTVVQLFNDSLEIFRGIAFHPIKKRWIWSYTCQDYSYYLKNNKISVKQFYNMRADDAIRSLANEAYLICIIVDMPTPISKTYSNTTMDKIIDDILEQAKNDQGATYFKEIEGNILYIRKLSEMKINPKIILPKQIDIDMSMEKMKNRITVTSGNDDNAKVEATAEDTSQQGFYGVLSDNFNVEDKNIAQAQNIANNALVNSNKIEYSATLNDMIALKDGDLIKPNRMIYLQAGSRLNGYYKIKNANHKLQNGLHKASITIVW; from the coding sequence GTGTATAAGCTTATTGTTAATAATCAAGATATTTTTAATGATGGCAATACTGTTTCGTGGGGTGGAGATACAGATAACTTGGGGAGTCAATTAACTTTTGATAGTATAAAAGAAATTCCTACTGGAACAGTTGTGCAGCTATTTAATGACTCCTTAGAAATTTTTAGAGGAATTGCATTTCATCCAATTAAAAAAAGATGGATATGGAGTTATACATGTCAGGACTATAGTTATTATCTTAAGAATAATAAAATCTCGGTCAAACAATTTTATAATATGAGGGCAGATGATGCTATAAGATCCTTAGCTAATGAAGCGTATTTAATCTGTATAATAGTAGACATGCCAACTCCTATAAGCAAAACTTATTCGAATACTACTATGGATAAAATAATAGACGACATTTTAGAACAAGCTAAAAATGACCAGGGAGCAACATATTTTAAAGAAATAGAAGGTAATATTTTATATATTAGAAAGCTTTCAGAAATGAAAATTAATCCTAAAATAATTTTACCTAAGCAAATAGATATAGATATGTCAATGGAGAAAATGAAAAATAGGATAACTGTAACAAGCGGAAATGATGATAATGCAAAAGTAGAAGCTACAGCAGAAGATACAAGTCAACAAGGATTCTATGGAGTTTTAAGTGATAATTTCAATGTAGAGGATAAAAATATTGCACAAGCTCAAAATATTGCCAATAATGCTTTAGTAAATAGCAATAAAATAGAATATTCAGCTACTTTAAATGATATGATAGCACTTAAAGATGGAGATTTAATAAAGCCTAATAGAATGATTTATTTGCAAGCAGGAAGTAGATTGAATGGGTACTATAAAATAAAAAATGCAAATCATAAATTACAAAATGGATTGCATAAGGCAAGTATTACAATTGTTTGGTAG
- a CDS encoding DUF2577 family protein has translation MDRYDVGIMKLFRERDNKDPDEAKIGKIISLNPMKVSLFGGAAIFIENDDHTPLYVCEDLRKITGTIEIEGNESKNFIITRELNNGDSVLCIPILNGHAYVAVKKV, from the coding sequence ATGGATAGATATGATGTTGGAATTATGAAATTGTTTAGGGAAAGAGATAATAAAGATCCAGATGAAGCTAAAATAGGCAAAATAATTTCATTAAATCCTATGAAGGTATCCTTATTTGGAGGAGCAGCTATATTTATAGAAAATGATGATCATACTCCTCTCTATGTATGTGAGGATCTAAGAAAAATAACTGGAACTATAGAAATTGAAGGCAATGAATCTAAAAATTTTATTATAACAAGAGAACTAAATAATGGGGATAGTGTTTTATGTATTCCTATTTTAAATGGTCATGCTTATGTTGCAGTAAAGAAAGTGTAA
- a CDS encoding DUF2634 domain-containing protein, with amino-acid sequence MFPNQEVVNTIDKLDDTNSISSKGKSPCFNFETGDFYVKDGRVETISKHEALKQWIQKTIRTDKNKYKIYNTNNTEKYGVDSLLDLITSDYPLAYKEAQIQIIITEALLRNSDIKAVNNFVFKKYKRLLNCTFDVISIYGTSTESVVR; translated from the coding sequence TTGTTTCCGAATCAAGAAGTAGTTAACACAATAGACAAATTAGATGATACAAATTCAATAAGTAGTAAAGGTAAATCTCCATGTTTCAATTTTGAAACAGGAGATTTTTATGTTAAAGATGGAAGAGTAGAAACAATAAGTAAGCACGAGGCTTTAAAGCAATGGATTCAAAAAACTATTAGAACAGATAAAAACAAATACAAAATATATAATACAAACAATACTGAAAAATATGGTGTTGATTCGCTCTTGGATTTAATAACAAGCGATTATCCTTTAGCTTATAAGGAAGCGCAAATTCAAATTATAATTACAGAAGCATTATTAAGAAATTCTGATATAAAAGCTGTAAATAATTTTGTGTTTAAAAAGTATAAAAGGTTACTTAATTGCACTTTTGATGTTATTAGTATTTATGGCACAAGCACAGAAAGTGTGGTGAGATAG
- a CDS encoding baseplate J/gp47 family protein, with protein MSDSRDVIQARLLTNINDSYNKSEGEFMYDAEMPVAIELEGAYTEIEGVLDRRFAETSTGKDLDKVVKDVGLTRKLTTQSIGKVTITGVVGSPINKGELVASDNVNFEFTETLVIPESGSIDVSVKCVKYGEVGNIPVGAIKYFPKTLSGLQKVINKESISNGYNEETDEELRKRYYAKIQTPATSGNKYHYRNWALEVTGVGDARVLPLWNGNGTVKVVIINSNKTGADRTLVDSVKNYIDPIDGMGEGQAPIGATVTVVSAIERAINITANVSITNGFNLGVIQTTFKTLLIEYLQSISFNASYISIAKIGKILLSTEGVMDYSDLKINGATSNINLDDEEIAVIGNVSLGVM; from the coding sequence ATGAGCGATAGCAGAGATGTTATACAAGCTAGACTATTAACCAATATAAATGATTCGTACAATAAGTCTGAGGGTGAATTTATGTATGATGCGGAGATGCCAGTTGCAATTGAACTTGAGGGCGCATATACGGAAATTGAAGGCGTATTAGATAGGAGATTTGCAGAAACATCTACTGGAAAGGATCTTGATAAAGTAGTAAAAGATGTTGGATTAACACGTAAATTAACAACTCAATCTATTGGGAAAGTTACAATTACTGGAGTGGTCGGTTCTCCTATAAATAAAGGTGAACTCGTAGCTAGTGATAATGTTAACTTTGAATTTACAGAAACATTGGTTATACCTGAAAGTGGGAGTATAGATGTTTCAGTAAAATGTGTGAAATACGGTGAGGTCGGTAATATACCAGTTGGGGCTATTAAATATTTTCCAAAGACACTTTCAGGACTTCAAAAAGTAATTAATAAAGAATCTATTTCTAATGGATATAATGAGGAGACAGATGAAGAGTTAAGAAAAAGGTATTATGCTAAAATCCAGACTCCTGCAACGTCTGGGAATAAATATCACTATAGAAATTGGGCATTAGAGGTAACAGGTGTTGGAGATGCAAGAGTATTACCTTTATGGAATGGGAACGGAACTGTAAAAGTTGTTATTATAAATTCTAATAAGACTGGAGCTGATAGAACATTAGTAGATAGTGTTAAAAATTATATCGATCCAATTGATGGAATGGGCGAAGGACAAGCACCAATTGGAGCAACAGTAACAGTTGTTTCGGCGATTGAAAGGGCAATAAATATAACTGCAAATGTGAGTATAACTAATGGATTTAATCTTGGAGTAATACAAACAACTTTTAAAACATTGTTAATAGAATATTTGCAAAGTATTTCATTCAATGCTTCATATATAAGTATAGCAAAGATAGGGAAAATATTATTAAGTACTGAAGGAGTTATGGATTATTCTGATTTAAAAATTAATGGTGCAACATCAAATATTAATTTAGATGATGAAGAAATTGCGGTAATTGGAAATGTGAGTTTGGGGGTGATGTGA
- a CDS encoding YmfQ family protein, with the protein MNYGTTQYGINEEDNIDEIKLISPDLMKYMPDYYITSKVMKELENSNSLELGRLNYKIRDIKNQLWIDTATWGLSYWEKEYGIETNLLLGYEQRREVLKAKKRGQGTTTKQMIKNVAETFSGGEVNIIQDNPNYAFVVQFVGVKGIPKNMQLFKDMLENIKPAHLGYTIKYTYTVWNVLKENKLTCNNAKLKTWDELKVYE; encoded by the coding sequence ATGAACTATGGTACAACCCAATATGGAATTAATGAAGAAGATAACATAGATGAGATAAAACTAATATCACCTGATCTCATGAAATATATGCCCGACTACTATATTACATCTAAAGTTATGAAGGAATTAGAAAATTCTAATTCGCTGGAGCTTGGAAGATTAAATTATAAAATTAGAGATATAAAGAATCAGCTTTGGATAGATACTGCAACATGGGGTCTTAGCTACTGGGAAAAGGAATATGGAATTGAAACTAATTTATTATTAGGGTATGAACAAAGGCGAGAAGTACTTAAGGCTAAGAAAAGAGGGCAAGGCACAACAACTAAACAGATGATTAAAAATGTAGCTGAAACTTTTTCTGGGGGAGAAGTAAACATAATACAAGATAATCCCAACTATGCTTTTGTAGTTCAATTTGTTGGAGTTAAGGGGATACCAAAAAACATGCAGTTATTTAAAGATATGCTGGAAAATATTAAACCTGCACATCTAGGATACACGATTAAATACACTTATACTGTTTGGAATGTATTAAAAGAAAATAAATTAACATGTAACAATGCAAAATTGAAGACATGGGATGAGTTAAAAGTTTATGAATAG
- a CDS encoding cobalt ABC transporter permease encodes MKEVLISQVAPVAATAVVAILVALIKAVGGATIEVLAKKKEEIEQKIKATGHEEELKTAKEVWGIIEEKYRITENANQVLGSKSNEFDKLLLKRIPGLSQENLNDLRQAIAGQVNVGKQAILTKEDAIKQLQHTNTLLQSENKSLKEQLNKVQTLVGTTKTESN; translated from the coding sequence ATGAAAGAAGTATTGATTAGTCAAGTTGCACCAGTGGCGGCTACTGCGGTAGTAGCAATTTTAGTAGCACTTATTAAAGCTGTTGGAGGTGCAACAATAGAAGTATTAGCCAAAAAGAAAGAAGAAATTGAGCAAAAAATCAAAGCAACAGGACATGAAGAAGAATTAAAAACAGCAAAAGAAGTATGGGGTATTATAGAAGAAAAATATAGAATTACAGAAAATGCAAATCAAGTTTTAGGATCTAAATCAAATGAGTTCGATAAATTATTACTTAAAAGAATACCAGGACTATCTCAAGAAAATCTCAATGATTTAAGACAAGCTATAGCAGGACAAGTTAACGTTGGAAAGCAAGCTATATTAACTAAAGAAGATGCAATAAAGCAATTGCAACATACTAATACCTTATTACAATCAGAGAATAAATCTCTTAAAGAGCAATTAAATAAAGTTCAAACTTTAGTAGGCACAACAAAAACAGAAAGTAATTAA
- a CDS encoding N-acetylmuramoyl-L-alanine amidase, with product MKIGLRAGHSENCTGAIGIVDEHEQMKKYYAVVKSVFEKYGHTVIDCNSNANTEDGELSEGANKANNSNVDFFASLHMNSFNGQAKGTEVLVSSESSKAYPVAQRLVDNFTELGFYNRGVKFQKLFEMNHILAPNIISEICFCDSQEDIDIYNKYSWEQLAYVFCNAIDSNIPKEVSSSENNRKYYVVTNYLPVAYTGYDGVDINYVLSYFNDIKCYVRGNEKGIWIETEYLRLDKCNELKKILGSWFYEIKGE from the coding sequence ATGAAAATTGGACTAAGAGCAGGACATAGTGAAAATTGTACAGGAGCAATAGGAATTGTTGATGAACATGAGCAAATGAAAAAGTATTATGCAGTAGTTAAGTCGGTATTTGAAAAGTACGGCCATACTGTTATAGATTGCAATTCAAATGCTAATACAGAGGATGGAGAGTTAAGTGAGGGAGCCAATAAAGCTAATAACAGTAATGTAGACTTTTTTGCTAGTCTGCATATGAATTCTTTTAATGGTCAGGCAAAAGGGACAGAAGTATTAGTTTCTAGTGAATCTAGTAAAGCATATCCAGTAGCGCAAAGACTTGTAGATAATTTTACTGAGTTAGGTTTTTATAATAGAGGTGTTAAATTTCAAAAGCTTTTTGAAATGAATCATATATTAGCACCAAATATTATTTCAGAAATCTGTTTTTGCGATTCTCAGGAAGACATTGATATATATAATAAATACTCATGGGAGCAATTAGCATATGTGTTTTGCAACGCAATAGATTCTAATATACCTAAGGAAGTTTCTAGTAGTGAAAATAATAGAAAATATTATGTCGTAACCAATTATTTGCCTGTAGCTTATACAGGATATGATGGAGTAGATATTAATTATGTATTGAGTTATTTTAATGATATTAAATGTTATGTAAGAGGCAATGAAAAAGGTATTTGGATAGAAACAGAATATCTAAGATTAGATAAATGTAATGAGCTTAAAAAAATTCTTGGAAGTTGGTTCTATGAAATAAAAGGGGAATAG
- a CDS encoding tyrosine-type recombinase/integrase, whose amino-acid sequence MLNEELAIKILGRITLLFTELEINLSKQLELKKELDEILYDYEITSKCTELTTSDIKGKAKLYIACKKLEGLSNKTLYNYVLFLEKLDMFFNKPCSTIGTMDLRMFLAAYSKDKAAGTTNGYITMLKGFFGWLQAEEYILKNPAFQLKQTKVPKIILQGYKADNLEKLREACVTEKEKCLFELLDSTACRIGEIDEVKIEDINWQEQSIIVTGKGSKERIVYFSTKAKLHIQAYIQNRSNGYLFISDKAPYQHIKVRALQLILLRIKKRTGIAERVHCHKFRRTQATYLLNSGMTIQGVQKILGHTSPETTQRYAQLSQENLKNEYKRLVH is encoded by the coding sequence GTGTTAAATGAAGAGTTAGCAATAAAAATTCTCGGGAGAATAACATTGCTTTTCACAGAGTTAGAAATAAATCTATCAAAGCAGCTAGAATTGAAGAAGGAATTGGATGAAATACTATATGATTATGAAATAACAAGTAAATGTACAGAATTAACCACAAGTGATATAAAAGGAAAAGCAAAGCTATATATTGCTTGCAAAAAATTAGAAGGATTAAGTAATAAGACATTATATAATTATGTATTGTTTTTAGAAAAATTAGATATGTTTTTTAATAAACCATGCTCTACTATAGGAACTATGGATTTAAGAATGTTTTTAGCTGCATATAGTAAAGATAAAGCAGCTGGTACCACAAATGGATATATAACAATGCTTAAAGGTTTCTTTGGATGGCTACAGGCAGAAGAATATATTCTTAAAAATCCAGCCTTTCAATTAAAGCAAACAAAAGTGCCTAAAATAATTTTACAAGGGTATAAAGCAGATAACTTAGAAAAACTAAGAGAAGCTTGTGTAACGGAAAAAGAAAAATGTTTATTCGAGTTGCTGGATAGTACAGCTTGCAGAATAGGAGAAATAGACGAGGTGAAAATAGAAGACATTAATTGGCAAGAACAAAGTATAATTGTTACTGGTAAAGGAAGCAAGGAAAGAATTGTTTATTTTTCTACTAAAGCAAAATTACATATACAAGCCTATATTCAAAACAGATCAAATGGATATTTATTTATTTCAGATAAAGCTCCATATCAACATATTAAGGTTAGAGCATTGCAACTTATTTTATTAAGGATTAAAAAAAGAACAGGTATAGCAGAGCGTGTACATTGTCATAAATTTAGAAGAACTCAAGCAACTTATCTTTTAAATTCAGGAATGACAATTCAAGGGGTACAAAAAATATTAGGTCATACAAGTCCAGAGACTACTCAAAGGTATGCTCAACTTTCTCAAGAAAACCTTAAAAATGAGTATAAGAGATTGGTTCACTAA
- a CDS encoding Ltp family lipoprotein → MAKIINCKTCGKEIAKNAKICPSCGAKNKKPIFKRWWFILIVLVVIIGALASGGNKDKNTTDESQKTTNTSTTNANKDGLKQENGKDTTDENIPKEYQAALKKADSYANTMNFSKKALYHQLTSDAGEKFTEEAAQYAIDNVKADWKKNALKKADNYANTMNFSKKGLYHQLTSDAGEKFTEEEAQYAIDNVKADWKKNALAKAKIYQSEMNMSKSSINHQLVSDAGEKFTEEEAQYAINNLEN, encoded by the coding sequence ATGGCGAAAATTATAAACTGTAAAACATGTGGCAAGGAAATAGCAAAAAATGCAAAGATATGTCCAAGTTGCGGAGCAAAAAATAAAAAGCCTATTTTTAAAAGATGGTGGTTTATATTAATTGTTCTGGTAGTTATAATAGGTGCTTTGGCATCAGGAGGAAACAAAGATAAGAATACAACAGATGAATCTCAAAAAACTACTAACACATCAACTACTAATGCAAACAAAGATGGACTTAAACAAGAAAATGGGAAAGATACTACAGATGAGAATATACCTAAGGAATATCAAGCAGCATTAAAAAAAGCAGATAGTTACGCTAACACAATGAATTTTTCTAAAAAAGCCTTGTATCACCAATTAACATCAGATGCTGGGGAAAAATTTACTGAAGAAGCTGCACAATATGCTATAGACAATGTAAAAGCAGATTGGAAAAAGAATGCATTAAAAAAAGCGGATAATTACGCTAATACAATGAATTTTTCTAAAAAAGGCTTATATCATCAATTAACATCAGATGCTGGGGAAAAATTTACTGAAGAAGAGGCACAATATGCTATAGACAATGTAAAAGCAGATTGGAAAAAGAATGCATTAGCAAAAGCTAAAATATATCAAAGTGAAATGAATATGTCTAAGAGTTCTATAAATCACCAATTGGTGTCAGATGCAGGAGAAAAATTTACTGAAGAAGAAGCACAATATGCTATAAATAATTTAGAAAATTAA